The following are encoded together in the Malaya genurostris strain Urasoe2022 chromosome 3, Malgen_1.1, whole genome shotgun sequence genome:
- the LOC131439462 gene encoding uncharacterized protein DDB_G0271670 — protein MNGYADISSSIENNRNCLRRIARHDDQEFSNQSILNAMEKFVKTVNAMEETILVPCRLMDRKVGDSTDTTPVEQKQHLHHHIRKTGKASVRDSLNTSDLFKLYNMLNMVKVDLLWGRQDSEEASESSNTATSSSSSSSSSSSSAMASEQQDKNSVRYKQKSASPAPVQQQPVTMISNSSEQSLAGSTSDTTGSSIKGHIRRPSTVSTASTNSVSTLSDCESEISAENDSGIESEGTVDQDKSTELAKQFRTHLLGLYRSLEQMTDAANYLTNRYQSDVGQV, from the exons AAATTGCCTGCGACGAATTGCCAGACATGATGATCAGGAATTTTCCAATCAAAGCATTCTCAACGCCATGGAAAAGTTTGTAAAGACAGTCAATGCCATGGAGGAGACCATACTCGTGCCCTGCCGGCTGATGGACCGAAAG GTTGGCGACTCGACCGACACAACACCAGTGGAACAGAAGCAACATCTCCATCATCACATCAGAAAAACCGGCAAAGCGTCTGTCCGAGACTCCCTGAACACCTCAGATCTGTTCAAACTCTACAACATGCTAAACATGGTCAAAGTGGATCTACTGTGGGGTCGTCAGGATTCCGAGGAAGCTTCCGAGTCGTCCAACACAGCAACGTCGTcgtcttcgtcgtcgtcgtcgtcgtcgtcgtctgcgATGGCGTCCGAACAGCAGGACAAAAACTCAGTTCGCTACAAGCAGAAGTCGGCTTCCCCGGCTCCGGTTCAACAGCAGCCAGTGACAATGATCAGCAACAGTTCGGAGCAGAGTCTGGCCGGCAGCACAAGTGACACGACAGGAAGCAGCATAAAGGGTCACATTCGGCGCCCGAGCACGGTTTCGACTGCTTCCACCAACAGTGTCAGCACATTGAGCGATTGCGAGAGCGAAATCAGTGCGGAGAACGATTCCGGAATCGAGTCCGAGGGTACCGTGGATCAGGATAAAAGCACCGAGCTGGCTAAGCAGTTCCGGACGCACCTGCTTGGCTTGTACCGATCGCTGGAACAGATGACTGACGCGGCCAATTACTTGACTAATCGGTATCAGAGTGACGTCGGACAAGTCTAA